DNA sequence from the Rhodothermales bacterium genome:
GCGCTCGCGCCGGCGCTGAGCCGGGTCGACGATCGCGAGCCGGGCGCGCTGTGGCGTGCGGCGGCGGCACTGCAGCAAACCTTGAACGCCGATCAAAAGGAACAGCTGCTGGCTCGGGCGCAACGGCCCGGCGCCGGCGACCGGCCCATGACCGGCCGCAGACAGCGCGGGGGCCTGCGCGATTCCTCGGCGCTGTCCGCCCTGACGGATGAGCAGCGCGCGGCCGTGCGCGAAGCCATGGAGGCGCACCACACGGCGATGCAGACCTTGATGCAACAGCGCAAGGCCGGCGATATCGATGAAGCCGCCTTCCGCGAACAGGCCCGGGTGCTCCGCGATGCGCTGAGCGCGACGCTCGCGCCGATCCTGCCCGAAGGCATGCGTCCCCCCGCCGGCGCGATGCGCCCGGAAGGGCCGCGAGGCGCCCGATCGGGCGACGGACCCCGATTGGACCCGGCGATGCGCGAGGAGGCGACGGCCGCCATGGTGGAGGCGCTGGGGCTGACCCCTGAACAGCAGGAACAGCTCGCTGCCCTGCGCGAGACGCAACGGAAAGAGATGGAGGCGCTCCGGGCCTCGCACGCCGCCGGCGACCGCGACGCGGCGAGGGAAGCCTTCGATGCGCTGCGCGACCGCCATCGCACCGCGGTGGACGGGATCTACACCGACGCCCAGCGCGAAACGATCGCCCTCCATCGCGCCCTCCTTTTCGAGGCTCGCCCCGACGCCGGGCCCCGTGCGGCCCACCGGCGTGGCAAGGGCCGCTGAACGAATCGAGCGCGGCGGATCACGAGGTGTGGGTGTTCCGTTTGATCCCCGAGCTCAAGGTGGCCGGGTCGCGCGATTCGGCGCGCGACCCGGTCGCCGGCCTTGCCGGCCGTCCGATGACCACCGTTGAATCAACATATACCGGTTTGCAAGCAGAAACGCCACGTCGTCCCCAGGCGGACGTGCCTGAACAGGAGTTGATCGACCGGCTGCGAGCCGGCGACCGACGCGCGTTTCGCGACCTCATCGGGCGCCACCAGGACCACGTGACGTTCACGGTGGTCTCGATGATCGGCCGGACGGAGGAAGTCGACGACGTGGTGCAGGACGTGTTTGTCCGGTTCTACGAGTCGCTGGATCGGTATCGCGGCGACGCGAGCCTGACGACGTACCTGAAACGGATCGCCGTGAACCGCTCGCTGGATGCCTTGCGCCGGCGCAAGCGCTGGCAGCTCCGCTTCACCAGCCGCGACGACGAACGACACCCCCTGCCCGAACCGGTTTCGGAGGACGCCCGGGGGATCGAACACACCGAACGAGCCGCGCTGGTCCACCGCGCCATCGCGACGCTGCCGGACAAGCACAAGGCGGTGGTCGTTCTCCGGCTGCTCGAAGGCTATTCCACCGAGGAGACGGCGGACATGCTGCAGATAGCGTATGGCACGGTGCTCTCGCGATTGAGCCGCGCCACTTCTACATTAAAGCATGCGTTGCAGGGACTCCTGCACGATGCACGATGACGATGGATAAACGGCAACTGGATATCACCCTGCGCTGGCTCGACGGCCGGCTTTCCGAGTCCGAACGGCGGGGCTTCGAGGACGCGCTGAATCAGTCCGGCACGCTCCGCGCGGAGGTCGAGGCGTTGCACGTCATGCGGCAGGATATGCGGCAGGCGATGGAGGCCGAGGCGCAGGCGGCCGGCAACCCCTATCTCGCGGACCGGGTCCTGGCCCGTCTACAGCCCGGCGCGCGTCCCGCACTCGCGGATGACCTCGCGCTCTGGCTGGGGCAGGTGTTTCGCCCCGTGGCCCTAGCCGGCGTGCTCATCGCCGTGCTGCTCGCCGGCTACAATGTCCGGCTCTCGCAGTCGTTTGCGACGGAGAGCTCGACGGCCGAGGCCGTACTGGCCCTGCCGCCCGTCTCGGCCGCCTCGGTGTACGACCTGGACGTCTATGCCGCCCAAACCGTCTATGCCGCCCAAACCGCTGTCACGCCATGACGACTCGCACCACCTCGATCCTCATCATCCTCGGCACGCTCGTGGTCGGGATGGCGATCGGCGCGCTGGCCACCAGCGCGATCATGAACAACCGGCTCGACGAGCTGGAGGCGCTGCGCATGGAAGGGGGGGTGCAGGCGTTCCTGGAACGAGGCATCCAGCCGACCGACGATGCGCAGCGGGAGCGTATCCGGCAGGCGATCGAACACGTGGAATTCCGCCAGATGGTCCTGCGCCGCGACATGTTTCAGCAGCACCGGGTGCTGTTCGACTCGCTCCGGGCCGAGCTGGATACGATTCTGACGGATGAGCAGAAAAGCCAGCTCCGCGACATGATGGCCCGCGAGCGCGAAGAATTCCGCCGGCGCCGTGGCAAAGGGGACATGCCACCCCCCTACGCGCCCGACGGCCCCCGCCGGCGCGGTCCCAAACGCCCCGGCGACACCGACGGCCGCCACGGCCCGC
Encoded proteins:
- a CDS encoding sigma-70 family RNA polymerase sigma factor, which produces MQAETPRRPQADVPEQELIDRLRAGDRRAFRDLIGRHQDHVTFTVVSMIGRTEEVDDVVQDVFVRFYESLDRYRGDASLTTYLKRIAVNRSLDALRRRKRWQLRFTSRDDERHPLPEPVSEDARGIEHTERAALVHRAIATLPDKHKAVVVLRLLEGYSTEETADMLQIAYGTVLSRLSRATSTLKHALQGLLHDAR
- a CDS encoding Spy/CpxP family protein refolding chaperone; this translates as MKRAGIPSIPGIRLMLVLALGIGVAACDSVSNTMDQASPEVQGATANRLAGELRLAARQVEALAPALSRVDDREPGALWRAAAALQQTLNADQKEQLLARAQRPGAGDRPMTGRRQRGGLRDSSALSALTDEQRAAVREAMEAHHTAMQTLMQQRKAGDIDEAAFREQARVLRDALSATLAPILPEGMRPPAGAMRPEGPRGARSGDGPRLDPAMREEATAAMVEALGLTPEQQEQLAALRETQRKEMEALRASHAAGDRDAAREAFDALRDRHRTAVDGIYTDAQRETIALHRALLFEARPDAGPRAAHRRGKGR